One stretch of Flavobacterium sp. 9 DNA includes these proteins:
- a CDS encoding TPM domain-containing protein: MSKVEDFLSKEDEQAIVEAIRVAEQNTSGEIRVHIEQTTSKVPFDRALEVFYDLKMNETQLQNGVLFYFAVADKTFAICGDKGINDVVASDFWDCTKDAMVTQFKSGNFKQGIVDGILNAGEQLKKYFPWSEGDTNELSNEISKG, from the coding sequence ATGTCAAAAGTAGAAGATTTTTTATCCAAAGAAGATGAACAAGCAATTGTTGAAGCTATTCGCGTAGCAGAACAAAATACTTCTGGCGAAATTAGAGTACATATAGAACAAACAACTTCTAAAGTTCCTTTTGATAGGGCTTTAGAAGTTTTTTATGATTTAAAAATGAATGAAACCCAACTTCAAAATGGTGTTTTATTTTACTTTGCTGTAGCAGATAAAACTTTTGCTATTTGCGGAGACAAAGGAATAAATGATGTTGTAGCATCAGATTTTTGGGATTGTACCAAAGACGCAATGGTAACACAATTTAAATCAGGAAACTTTAAACAAGGTATTGTTGACGGAATTTTGAACGCCGGTGAGCAATTAAAGAAATACTTTCCGTGGTCTGAAGGTGACACTAACGAATTATCAAACGAAATATCAAAAGGATAA
- a CDS encoding MerR family transcriptional regulator, with product MHIELSKDKRYYSIGEVAKAFNVNASLIRFWDSEFDILKPKKNAKGNRMFTPDDITNLQLIYHLVKERGFTLEGAKTHLKEGQKKTLDKFEIIRKLETIKTQLNEIKNEL from the coding sequence ATGCATATTGAGCTTTCAAAAGATAAAAGATATTATAGCATTGGCGAAGTTGCCAAAGCTTTTAATGTCAATGCATCATTGATTCGTTTTTGGGATAGCGAATTCGACATTTTGAAACCTAAAAAGAACGCCAAAGGCAACAGAATGTTTACGCCGGACGATATTACAAACCTGCAATTGATCTATCATTTGGTCAAAGAAAGAGGTTTTACACTCGAAGGCGCCAAAACACATTTGAAAGAGGGACAAAAGAAAACATTAGATAAATTCGAAATAATACGTAAATTAGAGACCATAAAAACACAATTAAACGAAATTAAAAACGAATTATAG
- a CDS encoding Rrf2 family transcriptional regulator: protein MLSHKAKYALKALLYLAEQDENHISKTIEIADGANIPKKFLEQILLDLKRGRFVSSKQGKFGGYYLIKSKNEITLAEIHRLFDGAIALLPCASLNFYEPCSDCKTEEECSLRHGLMLIRDETLKAMQGITIASLIKK, encoded by the coding sequence ATGTTATCACATAAAGCAAAATACGCCCTTAAGGCCTTACTTTATTTAGCAGAACAAGACGAAAATCACATTTCTAAAACTATAGAAATTGCTGATGGAGCCAACATTCCTAAAAAGTTTTTAGAACAAATTTTATTAGATCTAAAACGTGGACGTTTTGTGAGCAGTAAACAAGGAAAATTTGGTGGATATTATCTGATAAAGTCCAAAAATGAAATTACTCTTGCAGAAATTCACCGATTATTTGACGGTGCAATTGCGCTTTTACCTTGTGCTTCTTTAAACTTTTACGAGCCTTGTTCTGACTGTAAAACCGAGGAAGAATGCAGTCTGAGACATGGTTTAATGCTTATTCGAGACGAAACTCTTAAAGCGATGCAAGGCATTACTATAGCCTCTCTGATAAAAAAATAA
- a CDS encoding tetratricopeptide repeat protein: MRISFYFFIFCSYFTSYSQEFFDTDKIESGKQIEELNTIILQDPSAENYYYRGYNNYISENYPEALSDYNKALSLTPNDFNIYFSRGNLNIKLKDYEGAIADFSKCISLDKNSQKSYFNRAFAERKIYNRTGAIDDYSKSIALKPDNISAYQNRGLLKKELNLHKEAIADFDKVIAIDPKSVDAFQNRAISKAMLNSKDALLDFNAAVKLAPENAEVYFNRALYFINFKIKGDYCSDLKKAFNFGYLPAQEIIIELCKI; this comes from the coding sequence ATGAGAATTAGTTTTTATTTCTTTATTTTTTGTTCTTATTTCACCTCTTATTCACAAGAGTTTTTTGACACTGACAAAATAGAAAGCGGGAAACAAATTGAAGAACTAAATACTATAATCCTTCAGGATCCAAGTGCTGAGAATTATTATTACAGAGGTTATAATAATTATATAAGTGAAAATTATCCGGAAGCATTATCTGATTATAATAAAGCGCTTTCGTTGACGCCAAATGATTTTAATATTTATTTTAGCAGAGGGAATCTAAACATAAAACTAAAGGATTATGAAGGTGCCATTGCTGATTTTTCAAAATGTATTTCATTAGATAAAAACTCTCAAAAGTCTTATTTTAACAGAGCATTTGCCGAGAGAAAAATATACAATCGAACAGGTGCAATAGACGATTATTCGAAAAGTATTGCATTAAAGCCAGATAATATATCAGCCTATCAAAATAGGGGATTATTAAAAAAAGAACTAAATTTACATAAGGAAGCAATAGCAGACTTTGATAAAGTTATCGCAATTGACCCAAAATCAGTTGATGCATTTCAGAATAGAGCGATTTCAAAAGCAATGCTTAATTCAAAAGATGCCTTACTTGATTTTAATGCAGCGGTAAAATTGGCACCGGAAAATGCAGAAGTATACTTTAATAGAGCACTTTATTTTATTAATTTCAAAATAAAAGGAGATTATTGCTCAGATTTAAAAAAAGCTTTTAATTTTGGCTATTTACCGGCACAAGAAATAATAATAGAACTTTGTAAAATTTAA
- the alaS gene encoding alanine--tRNA ligase, whose translation MKSQDVRKQFLDFFKSNGHLIVPSAPIVLKDDPTLMFNNSGMAQFKEYFLGNSTPKSKRIADTQKCLRVAGKQNDLEEVGIDTYHHTMFEMLGNWSFGDYFKREAINFSWKLLTEVYKIPKENIYVSVFEGNNEENVPFDQEAWDIWKELVDEDRIILGNKKDNFWEMGDQGPCGPCSEIHVDLRSEEEKALVSGKSLVNNDHPQVVEIWNNVFMEFNRKADGSLEKLPAQHVDTGMGFERLCMALQGKTSNYDTDVFTPLIEKLEQITGFTYTSNEIKNISEEQNKTNIAIRVVVDHVRAVAFAIADGQLPSNTGAGYVIRRILRRAIRYGFTFLGTKEPFINKLVEVLANQMGEFFPEIKSQQQLVTNVIREEEASFLRTLDQGLQLLDNVIAQTKGEEVSGAKAFELYDTFGFPKDLTALILKEKGMSFNEAEFDASMQEQKNRSRAASEVSTEDWTVLIPGNVETFVGYDQVENEVKITRIRKVDSKKDGILYQIVLDNTPFYPEGGGQVGDKGTLVSANETIEIIDTKKENNLILHFAKQLPENIEAGFVAKVNADLRGSTSKNHSATHLMHLALRNLLGTHVEQKGSLVNPNYLRFDFSHFSKVSDDELRQVEASVNAQIEAQLQLVEHRNIPIKEALDKGAMALFGEKYGDNVRMIEFGDSKELCGGIHVKNTAEIWHFKIISEGAVAAGIRRIEAITGDAVKDFYKNQENTLSEIKETLKNPQDILKSVASLQDDNAKLKKQIEQLLKEKVGALKSELEKDFQEVNGVNFLAKQVDLSMASTKELASALGSSKPDSFVFLASIEDGLPNIHCYISKELVASKSLNANAVIKELGKYIDGNGGGQPFFASGKGKNTAGIAEALAHAIDFLK comes from the coding sequence ATGAAATCACAAGACGTACGTAAACAATTTCTAGACTTTTTTAAAAGCAACGGGCACTTAATCGTTCCGTCGGCTCCTATTGTTCTTAAGGATGATCCAACTTTAATGTTCAACAACTCGGGAATGGCCCAGTTTAAAGAATATTTTTTAGGAAATTCAACTCCCAAAAGTAAGAGAATAGCCGATACGCAAAAATGTCTTCGTGTGGCCGGTAAGCAAAATGATCTTGAGGAGGTAGGAATTGATACGTATCACCATACCATGTTTGAAATGTTGGGGAACTGGTCATTTGGTGATTATTTTAAAAGAGAAGCGATTAATTTTTCATGGAAATTATTGACTGAGGTTTATAAAATTCCAAAAGAGAATATTTATGTTTCTGTTTTTGAAGGAAACAATGAGGAAAATGTTCCTTTTGATCAGGAAGCTTGGGATATCTGGAAAGAATTAGTTGATGAAGACAGAATTATCCTTGGAAACAAAAAAGATAATTTCTGGGAAATGGGAGATCAGGGACCATGCGGACCTTGTTCTGAAATTCACGTTGATTTACGTTCAGAAGAAGAAAAAGCATTAGTTTCTGGTAAAAGTTTAGTGAACAATGATCATCCGCAAGTAGTTGAAATTTGGAATAATGTATTCATGGAATTCAACCGTAAAGCAGATGGATCTCTAGAAAAACTTCCTGCACAACACGTAGATACCGGAATGGGATTTGAGCGTTTGTGTATGGCTTTGCAAGGAAAAACATCAAATTATGATACTGATGTTTTTACTCCGCTTATCGAAAAACTAGAGCAAATTACAGGTTTTACGTATACGTCTAATGAAATTAAAAATATTAGCGAAGAACAAAATAAAACAAACATTGCGATTCGTGTAGTAGTAGATCACGTGCGTGCGGTTGCGTTTGCAATTGCTGACGGGCAATTACCATCAAACACGGGAGCTGGTTATGTAATTCGTAGAATTTTGCGTCGTGCAATTCGTTACGGATTTACTTTCTTAGGTACTAAAGAGCCTTTTATCAATAAATTGGTAGAAGTTCTAGCGAATCAAATGGGAGAATTTTTCCCGGAAATCAAATCGCAACAACAATTGGTTACGAATGTAATTCGCGAAGAAGAAGCTTCTTTCTTAAGAACTCTTGATCAAGGATTACAATTGTTAGACAATGTAATTGCACAAACTAAAGGAGAAGAAGTTTCTGGTGCAAAAGCATTCGAATTATACGATACTTTCGGTTTCCCGAAAGATTTAACAGCTTTGATTTTAAAAGAAAAAGGAATGTCTTTTAACGAAGCTGAATTTGATGCATCAATGCAGGAACAAAAAAATCGTTCACGTGCAGCATCAGAAGTTTCAACAGAAGACTGGACAGTTTTGATTCCTGGAAATGTAGAAACTTTCGTTGGTTATGATCAGGTAGAAAACGAAGTAAAAATTACAAGAATCCGTAAAGTTGATTCTAAGAAAGACGGAATTTTATACCAAATCGTTTTAGATAATACACCATTTTATCCAGAAGGAGGAGGACAAGTTGGAGATAAAGGGACTTTAGTTTCAGCAAACGAAACAATCGAAATCATTGATACGAAGAAAGAGAACAATTTGATTTTGCATTTCGCAAAACAATTGCCGGAAAATATTGAAGCTGGTTTTGTAGCAAAAGTAAATGCTGATTTAAGAGGTTCAACTTCAAAAAATCACTCTGCTACGCACTTAATGCATTTGGCTTTGAGAAACCTTCTTGGAACTCACGTAGAACAAAAAGGTTCATTGGTAAATCCGAACTATTTGCGTTTTGACTTTTCGCATTTTTCTAAAGTTTCAGATGATGAATTACGTCAGGTTGAAGCAAGTGTAAATGCACAAATTGAAGCACAATTACAATTAGTAGAACACAGAAATATTCCAATTAAAGAAGCATTAGATAAAGGTGCAATGGCTTTATTTGGAGAGAAGTACGGAGATAATGTCCGTATGATTGAATTTGGTGACAGTAAAGAACTTTGCGGTGGAATTCACGTAAAAAACACGGCAGAAATCTGGCATTTCAAAATCATTTCTGAAGGTGCAGTAGCGGCTGGTATTCGTCGTATTGAAGCGATTACAGGCGATGCTGTAAAAGATTTCTATAAAAATCAAGAGAATACTTTATCTGAAATAAAAGAAACATTAAAAAATCCGCAAGATATTTTAAAATCTGTAGCTTCTTTACAAGATGATAATGCTAAATTGAAAAAACAAATCGAGCAATTGCTAAAAGAAAAAGTAGGCGCTTTAAAATCTGAATTAGAGAAAGATTTCCAAGAAGTAAATGGAGTAAATTTCCTTGCAAAACAAGTAGATTTAAGCATGGCTTCGACGAAAGAATTAGCTTCGGCTTTAGGAAGTTCAAAACCAGACTCGTTTGTGTTTTTAGCTTCTATAGAAGATGGTTTGCCAAATATTCACTGTTATATCTCTAAAGAATTGGTAGCAAGCAAAAGCTTAAACGCAAATGCAGTTATTAAAGAATTAGGAAAATATATTGATGGAAATGGAGGAGGACAACCTTTCTTCGCATCCGGAAAAGGAAAAAACACAGCTGGAATTGCTGAGGCTTTGGCTCACGCAATTGATTTTTTGAAGTAG
- a CDS encoding peptidoglycan DD-metalloendopeptidase family protein, which translates to MAKVKYYYDSENLAYTKIKTRKRIKIGYGLLFLLASALFGFLVFVLLINTPYFETPKDRLQAREIENLKLQYAILNKKMDEIDDVTEALENRDNNIYRVYFNKTEIPDSIRKAGFRDPERYKILEGYNNSQLVLNTTKRIDRLSKELAIQSKSLDEILKLASTKGNLLLAIPAIQPVRNENLKRMASGFGYRTDPFTKVRKMHNGMDFTANTGSPVYATGDGVVERADAAASGFGNHVVIRHGFGYESLYAHLSKYNCHAGQHVKRGDVIGYVGSTGRSEGPHCHYEVHKDGKVVNPLNFYYGNMSAVEYVAISQMANQENQSLD; encoded by the coding sequence ATGGCGAAAGTAAAATATTATTACGACTCAGAAAATCTGGCTTATACGAAAATAAAAACCAGAAAAAGGATCAAAATTGGTTATGGTTTGCTGTTTTTGCTGGCCTCTGCACTCTTTGGCTTTTTAGTTTTTGTACTTTTAATTAACACGCCTTACTTCGAAACGCCAAAAGATCGTTTGCAGGCACGTGAAATTGAAAATTTGAAATTGCAATACGCCATTTTAAACAAAAAAATGGATGAAATTGATGATGTAACCGAGGCATTAGAAAATAGAGACAACAATATATACAGGGTTTATTTTAATAAAACTGAAATTCCGGATTCTATTCGAAAGGCAGGCTTTAGAGATCCTGAACGTTATAAAATTTTAGAAGGTTACAACAACTCTCAATTGGTTTTGAATACAACAAAACGAATTGACAGATTGTCCAAAGAATTGGCGATTCAGTCGAAATCACTGGATGAAATTTTGAAATTGGCGAGTACAAAAGGTAATTTATTATTGGCAATTCCGGCGATTCAGCCTGTTCGAAATGAAAACTTAAAGCGAATGGCTTCGGGTTTTGGATACAGAACTGACCCTTTCACGAAAGTGCGAAAAATGCATAACGGAATGGATTTTACCGCCAACACAGGTTCTCCTGTATATGCCACAGGCGATGGCGTTGTAGAAAGAGCTGATGCCGCAGCGTCAGGATTTGGAAATCATGTGGTGATCAGGCATGGTTTTGGATACGAAAGTTTATACGCCCATTTGAGCAAATACAACTGTCACGCCGGACAACATGTCAAACGTGGCGATGTGATTGGATACGTGGGAAGTACCGGAAGATCTGAAGGTCCGCACTGCCATTATGAGGTTCACAAGGACGGAAAAGTCGTAAATCCGTTGAACTTTTATTACGGAAATATGTCAGCTGTCGAATATGTCGCAATTTCGCAAATGGCAAATCAGGAAAATCAGTCATTAGATTAA
- a CDS encoding LemA family protein, with protein sequence MKKWLIPVGIIVVLIAIIAFWSIGIKNTGLQKSQAVNKEWGNVSTTYQRRNDLIGNLVNTVKGAADFEKSTLTAVIEARAKATSVTIDPSNVTPEQLSQFNQAQSGVSSSLSRLLVSVEQYPTLKANENFLKLQDELASTENQILTARTRFNEAVQDYNGYILSIPNKWFLDYKEKPYFEAVAGAEKPVEVKF encoded by the coding sequence ATGAAAAAATGGTTAATCCCCGTAGGAATTATTGTTGTACTAATTGCTATTATTGCTTTTTGGTCAATTGGAATTAAAAATACTGGTTTGCAAAAAAGTCAGGCAGTTAACAAAGAATGGGGAAATGTGAGTACCACTTATCAAAGAAGAAATGACCTTATTGGAAATTTAGTAAACACAGTAAAAGGTGCTGCAGATTTCGAAAAATCAACATTGACAGCTGTAATTGAAGCTCGTGCAAAAGCAACTTCTGTAACAATTGATCCAAGCAATGTAACTCCGGAACAATTGTCTCAATTTAACCAGGCTCAAAGTGGAGTATCTTCTTCTTTGTCAAGATTATTAGTTTCTGTTGAACAATATCCAACATTAAAAGCAAATGAAAATTTCTTGAAATTGCAAGATGAATTGGCTAGTACTGAAAACCAAATTTTAACGGCAAGAACTCGTTTTAACGAAGCTGTACAAGATTACAACGGTTACATCCTTTCTATCCCGAACAAATGGTTCCTGGATTATAAAGAAAAACCATACTTTGAAGCTGTTGCAGGTGCTGAAAAACCAGTTGAAGTAAAATTCTAA
- a CDS encoding YgcG family protein — MKIFKNKISGSKRIFQFTFLLVAFFTSNCIFAQFEIPKIPEKQTSVYDYANILSASEKAQLEEKLIRYSDSTTTQIVVITIESLKGEDVSQLATKWGQTWGIGGTKQDDNGVIILLAKNEKKIAINPGYGVEDRLTAGIGGTIIRNIIIPEFKAGSFYNGLDKGTDAIIDVFKGKFKGERKQTKGKDFPIFPFIVIVVIVLILLSRNKGGGGNSGNNGGGGPSLLDVILLSSLGRSSGSGFGGGFGGGSSGGGFGGGGGFGGGFGGGGFSGGGSSGGW; from the coding sequence ATGAAAATTTTTAAAAATAAAATCTCAGGTTCTAAAAGAATTTTTCAGTTTACCTTTTTATTAGTAGCGTTTTTTACCTCTAATTGTATTTTTGCACAGTTTGAGATTCCAAAAATACCCGAAAAACAAACTTCTGTTTACGATTACGCTAATATTTTAAGTGCTTCTGAAAAAGCTCAGCTTGAAGAAAAACTAATACGTTATTCAGATTCTACTACGACTCAAATTGTAGTTATTACCATCGAAAGTTTAAAAGGCGAAGATGTTAGTCAACTAGCAACAAAATGGGGACAAACCTGGGGAATTGGAGGAACAAAACAAGATGATAATGGTGTAATTATTCTATTAGCCAAAAACGAAAAGAAAATTGCCATTAATCCCGGATATGGAGTTGAAGATCGCTTAACAGCAGGAATTGGCGGAACAATTATCCGAAATATTATTATCCCGGAATTCAAAGCAGGAAGTTTCTATAATGGCCTTGACAAAGGTACAGACGCTATAATTGATGTCTTTAAAGGAAAATTTAAAGGCGAACGCAAACAAACCAAAGGAAAAGATTTTCCGATATTCCCTTTTATTGTAATTGTTGTAATTGTATTAATTCTACTTTCCCGAAATAAAGGTGGTGGAGGAAATTCAGGCAATAATGGCGGTGGAGGTCCTAGCCTTCTCGATGTTATTCTTTTAAGCAGTCTTGGAAGAAGTAGCGGAAGCGGATTTGGCGGAGGTTTTGGAGGCGGATCATCCGGTGGAGGTTTTGGCGGTGGCGGAGGCTTCGGAGGAGGTTTTGGCGGCGGCGGATTCTCTGGTGGAGGTTCTAGCGGAGGCTGGTAA
- a CDS encoding GSCFA domain-containing protein yields the protein MQFRTQIPISKANNPIDYNSKVLSFGSCFAENMAEKFDYFKFQNTTNPFGIIFNPVSIEKIISRIIKEEFYTEKDVFFYNERWHSYEVHSDLSNSDREELLETLNKAITETSKQLKEASHIIITYGTSWIYRNIESDQIVANCHKVPQKQFIKELLPVEVIQKSIQNTIDLIQVLNPNVNFVFTVSPVRHIKDGFAENQLSKSHLFAGLHHNLQSKINNLKLEYFPSYEIMMDELRDYRFYAEDMLHPNQVAIDYIWHKFSENYISENSILTMQEVEEIQKSLRHRSFNPESEQHQKFLAKLQQKIKIIEDKWSHIKF from the coding sequence ATGCAATTCAGGACCCAAATACCAATTTCAAAAGCCAATAATCCTATTGATTATAACTCAAAAGTGTTGTCATTTGGTTCTTGCTTTGCCGAAAATATGGCGGAGAAATTTGACTATTTTAAATTTCAAAATACCACAAATCCGTTTGGGATTATTTTTAATCCGGTTTCGATCGAGAAAATTATTAGCCGGATAATTAAAGAGGAATTCTATACAGAGAAAGATGTTTTCTTTTATAACGAACGTTGGCACAGTTATGAAGTTCATTCAGATTTAAGTAATTCTGATCGAGAAGAATTACTCGAAACTTTAAATAAAGCCATTACAGAAACCAGCAAACAACTAAAAGAAGCTTCACATATTATTATAACCTATGGAACTTCCTGGATTTATAGAAATATCGAAAGCGATCAAATTGTAGCTAATTGCCATAAAGTTCCACAAAAGCAATTTATAAAAGAGTTATTACCAGTTGAAGTAATTCAGAAAAGCATTCAGAATACAATTGATTTAATTCAGGTTTTAAACCCGAATGTCAATTTCGTTTTTACCGTTTCTCCAGTCCGACATATAAAAGATGGTTTTGCAGAAAATCAATTGAGCAAATCACATCTATTTGCAGGACTTCATCATAATCTGCAATCTAAAATCAACAATCTAAAATTAGAATATTTCCCGTCTTACGAAATTATGATGGACGAACTTCGTGATTATCGTTTTTATGCCGAAGATATGCTGCATCCAAACCAAGTAGCAATAGATTATATCTGGCATAAATTCAGCGAAAACTATATTTCTGAAAATAGTATTTTGACAATGCAGGAAGTCGAAGAAATTCAAAAAAGTCTGCGTCATCGAAGCTTCAATCCGGAATCAGAACAGCATCAGAAATTCTTAGCTAAACTTCAGCAAAAGATTAAGATTATAGAAGATAAATGGTCTCATATTAAATTTTAA
- a CDS encoding ABC transporter ATP-binding protein: MKLLYSYIIKHKMLLFFALIMASINICFSLSDSVITGKLMQDCGVGLHKYAGNEMGFIKSLSFWLGLSLGAAMISRITKNFQDYFTNVVIQRTGAQMYTDGIKKSLDLPFAEFEDQRSGETLSKLTKVRSDSEKLITLSISLIFQTIIGFIFVIVYVARIDYRISIIFLITAPIIALISSYLGKKIKIVSRKIVNQTNALAGSTTESLRNIELVKSLGLTYQEEKRLNLNTFKILHLELEKIRFIRSLSFIQGTTVHFLRTCVVFTLYYFLFGNKIIVGDLLTMVFFTFFIFGPLQELGNFIIALNETKVSMENFKTLLSAPKEFRPKNPKHVGAIQSLLFNDVSFQHKTAKFKAVENINFDIKQGETVAFVGPSGSGKTTLVKLLVGLYTPAEGKVLYNKIDSTEIDLLDLRKQLGFVTQDAQLFSGTIRENLLFVKPNATDEDLYDALKRASCEKLLQRAEDGLNTTIGEGGIKVSGGEKQRLSIARAILRNPNLLIFDEATSALDSITEEEINTTIRNISDKNRITVLIAHRLSTVMHADKIFVLEQGKIIEQGKHEDLIAEKGLYYAMWRQQIGERK, translated from the coding sequence ATGAAATTACTATATTCTTATATAATCAAACACAAAATGCTTTTGTTTTTTGCGTTGATTATGGCCTCTATCAACATTTGTTTCAGCTTATCAGACTCTGTAATTACCGGTAAATTAATGCAGGATTGCGGTGTTGGTTTGCATAAATATGCTGGAAACGAAATGGGTTTTATCAAATCTTTATCATTCTGGTTGGGTCTTTCGCTTGGTGCTGCGATGATTTCCAGAATTACCAAAAATTTTCAGGATTATTTTACCAATGTCGTTATTCAGCGAACTGGTGCACAAATGTATACTGACGGAATTAAAAAATCACTTGATTTACCCTTTGCAGAATTTGAAGATCAGCGAAGCGGTGAAACTTTAAGCAAACTGACTAAAGTACGTTCTGATTCTGAAAAACTAATTACACTTTCAATTTCTTTAATTTTTCAAACCATTATCGGGTTCATATTCGTGATCGTTTATGTGGCTCGTATTGATTATCGTATTTCGATTATCTTTTTGATTACTGCTCCAATTATTGCTTTGATTAGTTCGTATTTGGGAAAAAAGATCAAAATTGTCTCTCGAAAAATTGTCAATCAAACGAATGCTTTGGCGGGTTCTACAACCGAAAGTTTAAGAAATATCGAACTTGTAAAAAGCCTTGGATTAACGTATCAGGAAGAAAAACGTCTTAATTTAAACACCTTTAAAATTCTACATCTTGAACTGGAGAAAATCCGTTTTATCAGAAGTTTGAGTTTTATTCAAGGAACTACCGTTCACTTTTTAAGAACTTGTGTTGTTTTTACGTTGTATTATTTCTTGTTTGGAAATAAAATTATTGTTGGTGATTTATTGACAATGGTATTCTTTACTTTCTTCATTTTTGGACCTCTGCAGGAATTAGGGAATTTCATTATTGCTTTGAATGAAACCAAAGTTTCAATGGAAAACTTTAAAACTCTATTAAGTGCTCCAAAAGAATTCCGTCCTAAGAATCCAAAACATGTTGGAGCGATTCAGTCTTTGCTTTTTAATGATGTAAGTTTTCAGCATAAAACGGCAAAATTCAAAGCTGTAGAAAATATTAATTTCGACATCAAACAAGGTGAAACCGTTGCTTTTGTTGGTCCGTCCGGTTCCGGAAAAACAACTTTGGTAAAATTATTAGTTGGTTTATACACGCCTGCCGAAGGAAAAGTACTTTATAATAAAATTGATTCCACCGAAATTGATTTGCTGGATTTAAGAAAACAATTAGGTTTTGTAACTCAGGATGCACAATTATTCTCCGGAACAATCCGCGAGAATTTATTGTTCGTAAAACCAAATGCAACCGACGAAGATTTATATGATGCTTTAAAAAGAGCGAGTTGTGAAAAATTATTACAACGTGCCGAAGATGGCTTAAACACTACAATTGGTGAAGGCGGAATTAAAGTTTCGGGTGGTGAAAAACAACGTTTATCAATCGCTCGTGCGATTCTAAGAAATCCAAATTTATTGATTTTTGATGAAGCTACTTCCGCATTAGATTCTATTACTGAAGAAGAAATCAATACTACAATTAGAAACATATCTGACAAAAACAGAATCACAGTTTTAATTGCCCATAGATTATCAACAGTAATGCACGCCGATAAAATATTTGTACTTGAACAAGGTAAAATTATCGAGCAAGGTAAACACGAAGATTTAATTGCTGAGAAAGGTTTGTATTACGCAATGTGGCGTCAGCAAATTGGGGAACGTAAATAA